One segment of Clostridium ljungdahlii DSM 13528 DNA contains the following:
- a CDS encoding head-tail connector protein: MALKIITPPAVEPITLEEAKQHLRVTGSDDDIILLSMIRQAREFCEDFQNRKYITQTLEMVLDSFPNDNYISFKNCSPVQSVESVKYYDSGGREYIFDSSNYIVDTDSFVNRIVLGYCKLWPTIALQTANAVRVRFTAGFGDKPENVPETVKWAMVLHMRLLYDDYKPDERTKIEEARNSLLSMNRVIPV, from the coding sequence ATGGCTTTAAAAATTATAACACCACCAGCAGTTGAACCTATAACTTTGGAGGAAGCAAAACAGCATTTAAGAGTAACTGGAAGTGATGATGATATTATTTTACTCAGCATGATCAGGCAGGCTAGAGAATTTTGTGAGGATTTTCAAAACAGAAAATACATTACCCAGACTTTAGAAATGGTATTAGATTCTTTTCCAAATGATAATTATATTTCATTTAAAAACTGTTCACCAGTTCAAAGTGTAGAAAGTGTAAAATACTATGATTCAGGTGGACGGGAATATATATTTGATTCAAGTAATTATATTGTTGATACAGATAGTTTTGTTAATAGAATAGTTCTTGGATACTGTAAATTATGGCCAACAATAGCATTACAAACTGCTAATGCTGTAAGGGTGAGATTTACAGCTGGCTTTGGGGACAAACCAGAAAATGTACCTGAAACAGTTAAATGGGCAATGGTTCTTCACATGAGACTTCTTTATGATGATTATAAACCGGATGAAAGAACAAAAATTGAAGAAGCAAGAAACTCATTATTAAGTATGAATAGAGTGATACCAGTATGA
- a CDS encoding phage major capsid protein translates to MSLKEILKQKLDSQAAIVQGAIDSARAMTEEEQKLYDSLEVEIKNLEKTIEAEDKLKEREKLNKTPINEPIYAKPKDTNEKKWKGGMGEFLQAVAKASSPVGIMDNRLIYQNSASGLNESVSSEGGFMLENDFIQDMFDVMMSESQVANRIRMIPIGANTNRLRTLGIDETSRANGSRWGGVQAYWIAEAETVTKSKPKFREIDMALQKLLALCYVTDDLLQDATALEAIVKQAYADEMSFKIDDAIINGSGVGMPLGVLNSDALVTVAKEKDQAVGTIKYENILKMWSSVPARLRANAVWYINQEIEPQLYTMALNIGTGGAPVFLPSGGASSSQYSTLLNRPIIPIEQCSVLGKKGDIILADPTQYIGIDKKAPTADVSIHVRFLYDEQVFRFIYKFNGAPYRNKPITPYKGANALSPFVTLGDR, encoded by the coding sequence ATGAGTTTAAAAGAAATATTAAAACAAAAACTTGATTCACAGGCAGCCATAGTACAGGGTGCAATTGATTCAGCAAGAGCAATGACTGAAGAAGAGCAGAAGTTATATGATAGTTTAGAGGTAGAAATTAAAAATCTTGAAAAAACAATAGAAGCAGAAGACAAGCTAAAAGAAAGAGAAAAGCTTAATAAGACACCAATCAATGAACCTATATATGCTAAACCTAAAGACACTAATGAAAAGAAATGGAAAGGTGGCATGGGAGAATTTCTTCAAGCCGTAGCAAAGGCATCTTCACCTGTTGGAATAATGGACAATAGACTCATATATCAAAATTCAGCATCGGGTTTGAATGAAAGTGTAAGTTCAGAAGGTGGATTTATGCTGGAAAATGATTTTATACAGGATATGTTTGATGTTATGATGTCCGAAAGTCAGGTTGCAAACAGAATAAGGATGATTCCAATTGGTGCAAATACAAATAGACTAAGAACTCTTGGAATTGATGAAACTAGCAGAGCTAATGGAAGCAGATGGGGCGGTGTTCAAGCTTACTGGATAGCTGAAGCAGAAACTGTTACAAAGTCAAAGCCTAAGTTTAGAGAAATTGATATGGCACTTCAGAAATTACTGGCACTTTGTTATGTTACAGATGATTTACTTCAGGATGCAACAGCTCTTGAGGCAATAGTAAAACAAGCTTATGCTGATGAAATGAGTTTTAAGATTGATGATGCAATTATTAATGGAAGTGGAGTTGGAATGCCGCTTGGAGTATTAAATTCAGATGCACTTGTAACTGTAGCAAAAGAAAAAGATCAAGCTGTAGGAACTATAAAGTATGAAAATATACTTAAAATGTGGAGCTCAGTGCCTGCAAGGCTTAGAGCAAATGCCGTGTGGTATATTAATCAAGAAATAGAACCACAGCTTTATACAATGGCACTTAATATAGGAACAGGAGGAGCACCTGTATTTTTACCTTCTGGAGGAGCTTCAAGTTCACAGTACAGCACTCTTTTAAATAGACCAATAATTCCTATAGAGCAGTGTTCTGTGCTTGGTAAAAAAGGAGATATTATCCTTGCAGATCCTACGCAGTATATAGGAATAGATAAAAAAGCACCAACAGCAGATGTATCAATACATGTAAGATTTTTGTATGATGAACAGGTATTTAGATTTATCTATAAGTTTAATGGTGCTCCGTATAGAAATAAACCTATTACGCCTTATAAAGGGGCTAATGCTTTGAGTCCGTTTGTTACTTTGGGAGATAGATAG
- a CDS encoding major tail protein: MSEIVNSAPIGVENLVYAILTDEIASIYGTPALISPAINVKISPKSNSDTLYADNKAVETATSLGEIDVEIETQDLPLEVQAALLGHTIDSATKVMCSDVQDSAPYVAVGFKIKKANAKYRYVWLLKGKFSEPEEEHSSQEDKTKFQTPKIKGTFVTRTDGKWKYTADEDSGFTGGAAWFGSVYKPVIIPAAPTNPVQDDTANTFGWTNVSGYDNASDYEYSTDGGVTWLAVTENPQNVGNSAYDAGKVQVRVKADAEAGRSAGLVLSSTLAYTAG, encoded by the coding sequence ATGTCAGAAATAGTAAACAGTGCTCCTATAGGAGTAGAAAATTTAGTCTATGCAATTTTAACAGATGAAATTGCTTCAATTTATGGTACGCCGGCTTTGATTTCACCAGCAATAAATGTAAAAATAAGTCCAAAGAGCAATTCAGATACGCTGTATGCTGATAACAAAGCTGTAGAAACAGCTACATCATTAGGTGAGATAGATGTAGAAATTGAGACACAGGATCTACCACTTGAAGTACAGGCGGCACTTCTTGGACATACGATTGATTCAGCAACTAAAGTTATGTGTTCTGATGTTCAGGATTCAGCACCATATGTTGCTGTAGGCTTTAAAATTAAAAAAGCTAATGCCAAGTATAGATATGTATGGCTTCTTAAAGGCAAATTTAGTGAACCGGAAGAAGAACATTCATCGCAGGAGGACAAAACAAAATTTCAGACACCTAAAATTAAAGGTACATTTGTTACAAGAACGGATGGTAAGTGGAAATATACAGCTGATGAAGATAGTGGATTTACAGGTGGAGCCGCATGGTTTGGCAGTGTGTATAAACCAGTGATTATACCAGCCGCACCAACGAATCCAGTACAGGATGATACAGCTAATACTTTTGGATGGACTAATGTTAGCGGATATGATAATGCATCAGATTATGAGTACAGCACAGATGGAGGAGTAACATGGTTAGCAGTAACAGAAAATCCACAAAATGTTGGGAATAGTGCTTATGATGCAGGAAAAGTACAGGTAAGGGTAAAGGCAGATGCAGAAGCTGGCAGATCAGCGGGATTAGTATTAAGTTCAACTTTAGCATATACTGCAGGTTAA
- the gpG gene encoding phage tail assembly chaperone G, whose protein sequence is MEIVLNNKTYVMPKVKTRMLRKAIEINENIDFSNMKTKDLDGLVDFIVELYGNKFTRDNFYDGLDADKLIETLNNSINGIVGNLGNKLKEFPNK, encoded by the coding sequence ATGGAGATAGTATTGAACAATAAAACTTATGTAATGCCTAAAGTTAAAACAAGGATGCTTAGAAAGGCTATTGAAATTAATGAAAATATAGATTTTAGCAACATGAAGACAAAAGATTTAGATGGACTTGTGGATTTTATAGTGGAGCTATATGGTAATAAATTTACCAGAGATAATTTTTATGATGGACTGGATGCAGATAAACTTATAGAAACTCTCAATAATAGTATAAATGGTATAGTAGGAAATCTAGGAAACAAGTTAAAGGAATTCCCAAACAAGTAA
- a CDS encoding head maturation protease, ClpP-related — protein MSKGKKFWTFNAKENSDEGELLLYGDISDSTWWGDEITPKNFKEELDSLGDIKTLNVYINSGGGDVFAGQAIYSMLKRHSATVNVYVDGLAASIASIIAMAGDSVKMPKNAMLMVHNPWSYAMGNAKDFRKLADDLDKVRESMISVYEDKTGMEKESIVELLDAETWMTAEEAVEFGFADEIEEEKQVAASLNNRIFAINGLKVDITKYKNLQVNKIQFKEPMLHENQANKPKENHVHIEEVKEKDINDNKIPTAKDEKQIPIDLYKKLNEIHERRFNI, from the coding sequence ATGAGTAAAGGTAAGAAGTTCTGGACATTTAATGCAAAAGAAAATAGTGATGAAGGAGAGCTTCTTTTATATGGAGATATAAGTGATTCTACTTGGTGGGGAGACGAAATTACACCTAAAAATTTTAAGGAAGAATTAGATTCACTTGGAGATATTAAAACCTTAAATGTTTATATAAATAGTGGCGGCGGTGATGTATTTGCTGGTCAAGCAATATATTCAATGCTAAAAAGGCATAGTGCAACAGTTAATGTTTATGTGGATGGACTTGCAGCAAGTATAGCTTCAATAATTGCTATGGCAGGAGATAGTGTTAAAATGCCTAAAAACGCAATGCTTATGGTGCATAATCCGTGGTCTTATGCTATGGGTAATGCAAAAGATTTTAGAAAATTAGCTGATGACTTAGATAAAGTAAGAGAAAGTATGATCTCAGTATATGAAGATAAAACAGGAATGGAGAAAGAAAGTATAGTTGAACTGCTGGATGCAGAAACATGGATGACAGCAGAAGAGGCAGTGGAATTTGGCTTTGCAGATGAAATTGAAGAAGAAAAACAAGTAGCAGCTTCGTTGAATAATAGAATATTTGCTATTAATGGATTAAAGGTTGATATTACTAAATATAAAAATCTTCAAGTAAACAAAATTCAGTTTAAAGAACCGATGTTGCATGAAAACCAAGCTAATAAACCGAAAGAAAATCATGTTCATATAGAAGAAGTTAAAGAAAAAGACATAAATGATAATAAAATTCCAACAGCTAAGGATGAAAAGCAGATCCCTATAGATTTATATAAAAAGTTAAATGAAATTCATGAGAGGAGATTTAATATATGA
- a CDS encoding distal tail protein Dit — MLSFNFAGRNSYDDYGILISQRPNIPSPKRRVNIINIPGRNSNLRFDEKTYDDITLTVECSVKDGENLADKIDDIAVWLFEAGESDLTFSFQPDKKYIAQVVNSIDFKQVYKYFSEFPIIFNCRPFKYAVENNIETINASGAKVTNPGTIESDPVISIYGSGDIVFKINGQQISLKGIAEKVIVNSVIQDCYDDVGNNLNGIMSGEFLKMKPGENIIEWSGNVTKVELLPNWQWL, encoded by the coding sequence GTGCTTAGTTTTAACTTTGCTGGCAGGAACAGTTATGATGATTATGGCATTTTAATATCTCAAAGACCTAATATTCCTTCTCCTAAACGCAGAGTAAATATAATAAATATTCCCGGAAGAAATTCTAATTTAAGGTTTGATGAAAAGACCTATGATGATATAACACTAACGGTTGAGTGTTCAGTAAAGGATGGAGAAAATCTTGCAGATAAAATTGATGATATAGCAGTTTGGCTTTTTGAAGCAGGTGAAAGTGATTTGACATTCAGTTTTCAGCCAGATAAAAAATATATTGCTCAGGTAGTAAATTCTATTGATTTTAAACAGGTTTATAAATATTTTAGCGAGTTTCCTATAATATTTAACTGCAGACCATTTAAGTATGCAGTAGAGAATAATATAGAGACTATAAATGCTTCAGGTGCAAAAGTAACTAATCCAGGGACTATTGAAAGTGATCCTGTAATAAGTATTTATGGCTCGGGTGATATAGTATTTAAAATAAATGGACAGCAGATAAGTCTTAAAGGTATAGCTGAAAAAGTTATAGTAAATTCAGTTATACAAGACTGCTATGATGATGTGGGAAACAATTTAAATGGAATTATGTCAGGTGAATTCTTAAAAATGAAGCCCGGTGAAAATATTATAGAATGGAGTGGAAATGTTACTAAAGTAGAGCTTTTACCAAACTGGCAGTGGTTATAA
- a CDS encoding phage head closure protein: MRTEELKNKIIFQKLTATTNENGFEVEVWEDYSTVWAAVSNLIGREYFAAAAVQAEKTVKFTIRYLQGITDDMRILFQDKQYNITFIDNIKYRNKYIEIKALEVENSG, encoded by the coding sequence ATGAGAACGGAGGAATTGAAAAACAAAATAATCTTTCAAAAACTTACAGCAACTACAAATGAAAATGGATTTGAAGTTGAGGTATGGGAGGATTACTCAACTGTTTGGGCAGCGGTATCAAATTTGATAGGAAGAGAATATTTTGCAGCCGCAGCTGTGCAGGCAGAGAAAACTGTTAAGTTCACTATAAGATATTTACAGGGCATAACAGATGATATGAGGATATTATTTCAAGATAAACAGTACAATATAACTTTCATAGATAATATTAAATATAGAAACAAATATATAGAAATAAAGGCTTTGGAGGTTGAGAATAGTGGCTAA
- a CDS encoding phage tail tape measure protein, producing MAEELGSLAVKIGLDSSGFQNGISSINRNLRVLDSEFKANTAALGENAKGLEGLKLKSESLTKQLELQKQKVGTLEQAYTKSAETKGKDTKATQDLEIKLNKAKQALSQMENELSKANKEIELQISKWGTLGKSFDTLGNKIKPIGQSISGVGQKLTLGITTPLIGIGTAAVKTGMDFEAQMSRVSAISGATGSDFKKLNDLALKLGADTAFSAGQAAEGMENLASAGFNTNEIMEAMPGMLDLAAAGGVEISEASDVAASALRGFGLEAGQSGHVADVLAQAASATNAGISDMGSALKYAAPPAHALGLNIEEVSAAIGIMSNAGIKGETAGTTLRGALTRLASPSKEAAVLMEQLGFHAFDNQGKMFSLSQIVANLQNSMKGLSDEEKQNAIATIFGQETMSGMLTLIQAGPKQLDDLTNSFKASDGAAKKMAGTMQNNLKGSIEQMKGSLETAGIKIEQSLAPHIKVIADGITELANKFSELSPAEQQFALVMAGIAIVIGPALVSIGNLIAAIGNISKAFGTVSTAIANLGGMSKILGTIFNPWVIGIGIAVLAGYEIYKHWDTIKQGANDLWLKLTTVFQGIKTSITNTWENVKTATLTAWENLKSTISSGLNSIKSFLEPALNFYKTIFKNTWDIIKNVVLGAVLIILDVVTGNFTKLKSDIENIWNNIKTALTNIWETIKNTAISAWTKLKETVINLCNNIKETVLNIWNSILTWFSELPGKLYSYGSSMFTRMRDGVNSTIGSVRNSIESGINNALNYLASLPGRAWSYGADFVNGIVNGIRSAVGRVEDAVSALAAKIRSYLHFSVPDEGPLTDYEKWMPDFMAGLAEGINKSKHIVAEAVNGLSLDMKVNSNIGEIAVPYNNLKENENLNNRNGIILHIENFNNYTEKDIEQLAYELEFYRQKISMGKGGV from the coding sequence GTGGCAGAGGAACTTGGAAGTTTAGCGGTAAAAATAGGTTTAGATAGTTCAGGCTTTCAAAATGGTATAAGCAGTATAAATAGAAATCTTAGAGTTCTTGACAGTGAGTTTAAAGCTAATACTGCAGCTCTTGGAGAAAATGCCAAAGGACTTGAAGGACTTAAATTAAAGTCAGAAAGTCTAACTAAACAATTAGAACTCCAAAAACAAAAGGTTGGAACTTTAGAACAAGCTTATACTAAAAGTGCCGAGACTAAAGGGAAAGACACTAAAGCAACACAAGACCTTGAGATAAAATTAAATAAGGCTAAACAAGCTCTCTCACAGATGGAGAATGAACTTTCTAAGGCAAATAAAGAAATAGAACTGCAAATCAGCAAATGGGGTACTCTTGGAAAAAGTTTTGATACCCTTGGAAATAAGATAAAGCCAATAGGTCAGTCAATATCCGGTGTAGGTCAAAAGCTAACGTTAGGAATAACCACACCTTTGATTGGAATAGGTACCGCTGCTGTAAAAACAGGAATGGATTTTGAAGCACAAATGAGCAGGGTTAGTGCTATAAGCGGTGCTACCGGAAGTGATTTTAAAAAATTAAATGACCTTGCATTGAAGCTTGGTGCAGACACTGCATTTTCAGCGGGTCAGGCAGCAGAAGGTATGGAAAATTTGGCTTCAGCAGGTTTTAATACAAATGAAATTATGGAAGCTATGCCGGGGATGCTTGATTTAGCTGCGGCAGGAGGTGTAGAAATATCAGAAGCCTCTGATGTTGCGGCTTCTGCCCTTAGAGGTTTTGGACTTGAAGCAGGTCAGTCAGGACATGTAGCAGATGTACTAGCACAGGCAGCTAGTGCCACCAATGCCGGAATATCGGATATGGGTTCGGCATTAAAATATGCAGCACCTCCAGCTCATGCACTTGGATTAAACATAGAAGAAGTAAGTGCAGCTATAGGTATAATGAGTAATGCAGGTATTAAAGGTGAAACAGCAGGAACTACTTTAAGAGGAGCATTAACCAGACTTGCAAGTCCATCAAAAGAAGCAGCTGTATTAATGGAACAGCTTGGTTTTCATGCCTTTGATAATCAAGGTAAGATGTTTTCATTGTCACAAATAGTAGCTAATTTACAAAATAGTATGAAAGGGCTTTCAGATGAAGAAAAACAAAATGCCATAGCAACTATATTTGGGCAGGAAACTATGTCAGGTATGCTTACTTTGATACAGGCCGGTCCTAAACAGTTAGATGATCTTACCAATAGTTTTAAAGCAAGTGATGGAGCTGCAAAGAAAATGGCCGGTACCATGCAGAATAATCTTAAAGGCTCAATAGAGCAGATGAAAGGATCTCTTGAAACTGCAGGAATAAAGATAGAACAAAGCCTGGCACCACATATTAAGGTAATAGCTGATGGCATAACAGAATTGGCTAATAAGTTTTCTGAGTTAAGTCCGGCAGAACAGCAATTTGCGTTAGTTATGGCTGGAATAGCAATAGTAATTGGACCGGCATTAGTTAGCATAGGTAATTTAATAGCTGCAATAGGTAACATATCAAAAGCATTTGGCACAGTATCAACTGCTATTGCTAATCTCGGAGGAATGTCAAAAATTTTAGGTACAATTTTTAATCCATGGGTAATTGGTATAGGAATAGCTGTACTTGCCGGATATGAAATTTATAAGCACTGGGATACCATTAAGCAGGGGGCAAATGATTTATGGCTTAAACTTACAACTGTTTTTCAAGGAATCAAAACATCTATCACTAATACCTGGGAAAATGTAAAAACTGCAACACTAACTGCCTGGGAAAACTTAAAAAGTACTATAAGCAGTGGCCTTAATAGTATAAAGAGCTTTCTAGAGCCGGCTTTAAATTTTTATAAGACCATATTTAAAAATACCTGGGATATTATAAAGAATGTTGTTCTAGGTGCCGTACTTATAATCCTTGATGTAGTTACAGGAAATTTTACAAAGCTAAAATCAGATATAGAGAATATATGGAATAATATAAAAACAGCGCTAACGAATATATGGGAAACCATAAAAAATACAGCTATAAGTGCTTGGACTAAACTTAAAGAAACTGTAATAAACCTTTGCAATAACATAAAAGAGACAGTGCTTAATATATGGAATTCTATTTTAACTTGGTTTTCAGAACTTCCGGGCAAGCTTTATAGTTATGGATCAAGTATGTTTACAAGAATGAGGGATGGAGTAAATAGTACTATAGGAAGTGTAAGAAATTCCATAGAAAGTGGTATTAATAATGCATTAAATTATCTGGCAAGTTTGCCGGGCAGGGCATGGAGCTATGGAGCAGACTTTGTAAATGGAATTGTAAATGGTATAAGATCTGCTGTAGGCAGAGTTGAAGATGCAGTAAGTGCATTAGCAGCTAAAATAAGAAGTTATCTTCACTTTTCAGTTCCGGATGAAGGACCACTTACCGACTATGAAAAATGGATGCCAGATTTTATGGCTGGTTTAGCTGAAGGAATAAATAAGAGTAAACACATTGTTGCTGAAGCTGTAAATGGATTGTCCTTAGATATGAAAGTGAACTCTAATATAGGAGAAATAGCAGTGCCATATAATAATTTAAAGGAAAATGAAAATCTAAATAATAGAAACGGAATTATTTTGCATATAGAGAATTTTAATAACTACACTGAAAAAGATATAGAACAGCTTGCATATGAATTAGAATTTTATAGACAGAAAATTTCTATGGGAAAGGGAGGAGTTTAA
- a CDS encoding phage tail spike protein — protein sequence MICIYDKKTTKGNFDNNGLGILSEAISCYITEELNGDYSLELEYSANSKKSKYIVEWNIIKADGQLFRIYKVEKSSDGKNVIKVWAKHIFYDLSYYFIESMKAENCSVKTALEKSLVGDLITIYTADSDIITANTIEVEEKNPVEAIFSIINIWGCGELKRDNFDIKILKSIGKDAGVLIAQGKNIAGLKFNIDTTSVVTKLYPVGKNCIKLTEKYISVPNWNSDAYPPFPIIKKVEFKDAEDEVTLRALAKEAASVIGLSRVNIDVDFIELSKTKEYEKYKHLQTVNIGDSIIVRHKDFNIDVKVPVIKITKDILNCVNIKIELGQPKDSILNQLDTANIKTTLDELGNKVSESFSSMLYYANPAALTVGTASIEPVYLGITAVADTNLSMNFTMYCTATSSCTITIEIQLDNKDIPFTPKQKLQQGDNVIGIPLGIPQVQQGAHYVAVFLKVDTGTVNIPMFNLQCMIDGRNLQGGLSAEHPHAECFEKQKLVNINGLYLSKVKSNYVKTELQNPLTSVLGVHKTADTAAISSGKQMSTNHEISIKKLGEILYLTPQYKYKYSIDDNVLILDDGLYFKTVYEGTAVDESIDAGKMYSFQLLDSSRFASIEKLEVK from the coding sequence ATGATATGCATCTACGATAAGAAAACTACTAAAGGAAACTTTGATAATAATGGTCTTGGAATTTTAAGTGAAGCCATAAGCTGTTATATTACTGAAGAACTAAATGGCGATTATTCTTTAGAGCTAGAGTATTCTGCTAATTCTAAGAAATCAAAGTATATAGTGGAGTGGAATATTATCAAGGCAGATGGTCAGCTTTTTAGAATATATAAAGTAGAGAAAAGCAGTGATGGCAAAAATGTAATTAAGGTATGGGCAAAGCATATCTTCTATGACCTTTCCTATTATTTTATAGAAAGTATGAAAGCTGAAAACTGCAGTGTAAAAACAGCTTTGGAGAAATCTTTAGTAGGAGATTTGATAACTATATATACAGCAGACAGTGATATTATAACTGCAAATACAATTGAGGTTGAAGAAAAGAATCCTGTAGAAGCCATATTTTCAATAATAAATATATGGGGCTGCGGCGAACTAAAAAGAGATAACTTTGATATTAAAATATTGAAATCCATAGGAAAAGATGCAGGAGTATTGATTGCACAGGGCAAAAATATAGCTGGTCTAAAATTTAATATAGATACCACAAGTGTCGTAACCAAGCTTTATCCTGTAGGAAAAAATTGTATAAAACTTACTGAAAAATATATTAGTGTCCCCAACTGGAATAGTGATGCATATCCACCTTTTCCTATTATAAAGAAAGTTGAATTTAAAGATGCTGAAGATGAAGTTACTCTAAGAGCACTTGCAAAAGAAGCTGCAAGTGTAATAGGTTTAAGCAGGGTAAATATTGATGTGGATTTTATAGAACTCAGCAAAACGAAAGAATATGAGAAATATAAGCATCTTCAAACCGTTAATATAGGAGATTCGATTATAGTAAGGCATAAAGATTTTAATATTGATGTAAAAGTACCTGTAATTAAGATAACGAAGGATATTTTAAATTGTGTAAATATTAAAATTGAACTTGGACAGCCAAAAGACAGTATATTAAATCAGCTAGATACAGCAAATATTAAGACCACATTAGATGAACTTGGGAATAAAGTATCTGAATCTTTTAGCTCAATGCTTTATTATGCGAATCCAGCAGCTTTAACTGTAGGAACGGCATCAATTGAGCCAGTATATTTAGGAATAACAGCAGTTGCAGATACAAACTTATCTATGAATTTTACTATGTACTGCACAGCCACCAGTTCATGCACAATAACAATAGAAATTCAATTAGATAACAAAGATATTCCATTTACTCCAAAACAGAAATTACAGCAAGGGGATAACGTTATAGGTATACCGCTTGGAATTCCACAAGTTCAGCAAGGAGCACATTATGTAGCAGTGTTTCTAAAAGTAGATACAGGTACAGTAAATATACCTATGTTTAATCTTCAATGTATGATTGATGGAAGAAATCTTCAAGGAGGTTTAAGTGCAGAGCATCCACACGCAGAATGTTTTGAGAAACAGAAACTTGTAAATATAAATGGGTTATATTTGAGTAAAGTGAAGAGTAATTATGTAAAAACAGAATTGCAGAATCCTTTGACTTCAGTCTTAGGTGTTCACAAAACAGCAGATACAGCAGCAATTAGCAGTGGTAAGCAGATGAGTACAAATCATGAAATTTCAATTAAAAAGCTAGGCGAAATCTTATATCTTACTCCACAATATAAATATAAATATTCAATAGATGATAATGTTTTAATTTTAGATGATGGACTTTATTTTAAAACAGTTTATGAAGGTACAGCAGTTGATGAAAGTATAGATGCAGGAAAGATGTATAGTTTTCAACTGTTAGACAGCAGTAGGTTTGCAAGTATTGAAAAACTGGAGGTGAAATGA
- a CDS encoding HK97-gp10 family putative phage morphogenesis protein has protein sequence MANIELTGVDEILNKLQQIGSNVGRLENKALKNAAEPVLEDAKTNVPVRTGKLKKGLKITNVKKKEGIKYILVGVDKGDNSEIFYGKFIEFGTSKRAAHPFLQPAYEKNIDDIKGIIAETLKGGLK, from the coding sequence GTGGCTAATATAGAACTTACAGGTGTTGATGAAATATTAAACAAACTTCAGCAAATAGGTTCAAATGTAGGAAGGCTTGAAAATAAAGCATTAAAAAATGCAGCAGAGCCTGTACTTGAAGATGCGAAGACAAATGTCCCTGTAAGAACCGGAAAACTTAAAAAAGGTCTTAAGATAACCAATGTAAAAAAGAAAGAGGGAATAAAATACATTCTTGTAGGTGTAGATAAGGGAGACAATTCAGAAATATTTTATGGAAAATTTATTGAGTTTGGAACCAGTAAGAGAGCAGCACATCCTTTCCTGCAACCTGCTTATGAAAAAAATATAGATGATATAAAAGGAATTATAGCTGAAACTCTAAAGGGAGGATTAAAGTGA